Proteins from a genomic interval of Drosophila melanogaster chromosome 2R:
- the CG30412 gene encoding uncharacterized protein, isoform B, producing the protein MMWIHRLLMDKCTRYGHVLRHLIRASRRTATSTGHHQSASGKDVPMVQISPGKKLDIELDFFVAKDEPHQMSLPTMIYFYSPLSRLTTKLALLRLKLLWDWDFSEQKFIENSSQAAAVFTDFVRRRRNRNVERCSTPMGFKQIKHDLLDDPPDWRLKMMRFEKEHFRRAIPLKVQLLRHYDHRFAFLDVVFVALRRSNDFRSPAELSEMTELLKEFIDPAQLRVPHPLIFAEVFMRFRRDYSVEPSRMGNVQDNSRCMGQWLVSTYKVVRFDILNQHPLFDIPEFEEWMPPVLSRMGRSFE; encoded by the coding sequence ATGATGTGGATACACCGGTTGCTGATGGACAAGTGCACCCGCTATGGTCATGTGCTGCGGCATTTGATTCGGGCTTCCAGGCGAACTGCGACCTCAACGGGACATCACCAGAGTGCTTCGGGAAAGGATGTGCCAATGGTGCAAATAAGTCCCGGTAAGAAACTGGACATCGAACTCGACTTTTTTGTGGCCAAGGACGAGCCGCACCAAATGTCCCTGCCCACGATGATATACTTTTACAGCCCACTCAGCCGATTGACCACCAAGTTGGCTCTCCTCCGGCTGAAGCTCCTTTGGGACTGGGACTTCTCCGAGCAGAAGTTCATTGAGAATTCGAGCCAGGCAGCCGCCGTTTTTACGGACTTCGTAAGGCGCCGCCGCAATCGGAATGTGGAGCGATGCAGTACGCCTATGGGTTTCAAGCAGATCAAGCACGATCTGTTGGATGATCCGCCCGACTGGAGGCTCAAAATGATGCGCTTCGAGAAGGAGCACTTCCGGCGGGCCATTCCGCTCAAggtgcagctgctgcggcacTACGACCATCGTTTCGCCTTCCTGGACGTGGTCTTCGTGGCCCTGCGGAGATCCAATGACTTTCGCTCGCCGGCGGAACTTAGTGAGATGACGGAGCTGCTAAAGGAGTTCATAGATCCCGCTCAGTTAAGGGTGCCCCATCCCCTGATCTTCGCCGAGGTGTTCATGCGCTTCCGACGCGACTATTCCGTGGAACCCTCGAGAATGGGCAATGTGCAGGACAACAGTCGCTGCATGGGCCAGTGGCTCGTCTCCACGTACAAGGTGGTGCGTTTCGACATCCTCAACCAGCACCCGCTGTTCGATATTCCCGAGTTCGAGGAGTGGATGCCTCCGGTGCTGTCCAGGATGGGTCGCAGCTTTGAATAG
- the CG30412 gene encoding uncharacterized protein, isoform A produces the protein MYSVQFEYSGFLNRQNSKQIKLWNDVDTPVADGQVHPLWSCAAAFDSGFQANCDLNGTSPECFGKGCANGANKSRRLTTKLALLRLKLLWDWDFSEQKFIENSSQAAAVFTDFVRRRRNRNVERCSTPMGFKQIKHDLLDDPPDWRLKMMRFEKEHFRRAIPLKVQLLRHYDHRFAFLDVVFVALRRSNDFRSPAELSEMTELLKEFIDPAQLRVPHPLIFAEVFMRFRRDYSVEPSRMGNVQDNSRCMGQWLVSTYKVVRFDILNQHPLFDIPEFEEWMPPVLSRMGRSFE, from the exons ATGTATTCCGTTCAATTTGAATATTCCGGCTTTTTAAATAGacaaaattcaaaacaaattaaactaTGGAATGATGTGGATACACCGGTTGCTGATGGACAAGTGCACCCGCTATGGTCATGTGCTGCGGCATTTGATTCGGGCTTCCAGGCGAACTGCGACCTCAACGGGACATCACCAGAGTGCTTCGGGAAAGGATGTGCCAATGGTGCAAATAAGTCCCG CCGATTGACCACCAAGTTGGCTCTCCTCCGGCTGAAGCTCCTTTGGGACTGGGACTTCTCCGAGCAGAAGTTCATTGAGAATTCGAGCCAGGCAGCCGCCGTTTTTACGGACTTCGTAAGGCGCCGCCGCAATCGGAATGTGGAGCGATGCAGTACGCCTATGGGTTTCAAGCAGATCAAGCACGATCTGTTGGATGATCCGCCCGACTGGAGGCTCAAAATGATGCGCTTCGAGAAGGAGCACTTCCGGCGGGCCATTCCGCTCAAggtgcagctgctgcggcacTACGACCATCGTTTCGCCTTCCTGGACGTGGTCTTCGTGGCCCTGCGGAGATCCAATGACTTTCGCTCGCCGGCGGAACTTAGTGAGATGACGGAGCTGCTAAAGGAGTTCATAGATCCCGCTCAGTTAAGGGTGCCCCATCCCCTGATCTTCGCCGAGGTGTTCATGCGCTTCCGACGCGACTATTCCGTGGAACCCTCGAGAATGGGCAATGTGCAGGACAACAGTCGCTGCATGGGCCAGTGGCTCGTCTCCACGTACAAGGTGGTGCGTTTCGACATCCTCAACCAGCACCCGCTGTTCGATATTCCCGAGTTCGAGGAGTGGATGCCTCCGGTGCTGTCCAGGATGGGTCGCAGCTTTGAATAG
- the CG30412 gene encoding uncharacterized protein, isoform C, translating into MYSVQFEYSGFLNRQNSKQIKLWNDVDTPVADGQVHPLWSCAAAFDSGFQANCDLNGTSPECFGKGCANGANKSRPLSRLTTKLALLRLKLLWDWDFSEQKFIENSSQAAAVFTDFVRRRRNRNVERCSTPMGFKQIKHDLLDDPPDWRLKMMRFEKEHFRRAIPLKVQLLRHYDHRFAFLDVVFVALRRSNDFRSPAELSEMTELLKEFIDPAQLRVPHPLIFAEVFMRFRRDYSVEPSRMGNVQDNSRCMGQWLVSTYKVVRFDILNQHPLFDIPEFEEWMPPVLSRMGRSFE; encoded by the exons ATGTATTCCGTTCAATTTGAATATTCCGGCTTTTTAAATAGacaaaattcaaaacaaattaaactaTGGAATGATGTGGATACACCGGTTGCTGATGGACAAGTGCACCCGCTATGGTCATGTGCTGCGGCATTTGATTCGGGCTTCCAGGCGAACTGCGACCTCAACGGGACATCACCAGAGTGCTTCGGGAAAGGATGTGCCAATGGTGCAAATAAGTCCCG CCCACTCAGCCGATTGACCACCAAGTTGGCTCTCCTCCGGCTGAAGCTCCTTTGGGACTGGGACTTCTCCGAGCAGAAGTTCATTGAGAATTCGAGCCAGGCAGCCGCCGTTTTTACGGACTTCGTAAGGCGCCGCCGCAATCGGAATGTGGAGCGATGCAGTACGCCTATGGGTTTCAAGCAGATCAAGCACGATCTGTTGGATGATCCGCCCGACTGGAGGCTCAAAATGATGCGCTTCGAGAAGGAGCACTTCCGGCGGGCCATTCCGCTCAAggtgcagctgctgcggcacTACGACCATCGTTTCGCCTTCCTGGACGTGGTCTTCGTGGCCCTGCGGAGATCCAATGACTTTCGCTCGCCGGCGGAACTTAGTGAGATGACGGAGCTGCTAAAGGAGTTCATAGATCCCGCTCAGTTAAGGGTGCCCCATCCCCTGATCTTCGCCGAGGTGTTCATGCGCTTCCGACGCGACTATTCCGTGGAACCCTCGAGAATGGGCAATGTGCAGGACAACAGTCGCTGCATGGGCCAGTGGCTCGTCTCCACGTACAAGGTGGTGCGTTTCGACATCCTCAACCAGCACCCGCTGTTCGATATTCCCGAGTTCGAGGAGTGGATGCCTCCGGTGCTGTCCAGGATGGGTCGCAGCTTTGAATAG
- the CG30416 gene encoding uncharacterized protein, isoform B: MDYRAMNESCQCPRCRYELRLPNQPMPCQEKCFPEKYLMCGSDLRPRWQNRPDPREVFQNFSQRNPQILSQESVQSWSFQHPQNCFCGHQPPMRALPDHSQQFSQEYSQQCSQQSPCVSRCGQQNRQNCFQPPCPNWTRPCCCITHEVGVQTDEMDECEPEYIAITDITTKEMKVKHRTGKTETIIEKVQSVTQFPVTETQRLGENDYEPKYVQDKDAIPYRAMRHSELEPLLVSMRAEVPITESKDAKEEIVYQEYEKTERDFDDPKAKVEKTIIKVKIPVDSPEAEESNSSPPSGIPPPSQLPSDIPPPSQLPSDIPPPSQLPSDIPPPSQLPSGTPPPSRLPTSITPPSQVPNKDSSQPSLPTDISSISEEDPSLVKNEDTSSTDLDVYDQKESVEKEMNEGHSESDIVSTVQVKVTNRKEASVRGHHDREPKKTAIFESSVSQVLIKKPEKKPEEKKPKRPPPKVEVKLGYPPNDLVCRYANPPRCRPKCDSCRCPCPPSISCNQCPPCAPSTCQCDPIYGFGGKCVGYYCI; the protein is encoded by the exons ATGGACTACAGAGCGATGAATGAATCCTGCCAATGTCCACGGTGTCGGTATGAACTTCGTTTGCCCAATCAGCCGATGCCCTGCCAAGAGAAATGTTTCCCGGAGAAATATCTGATGTGTGGTTCGGATCTACGTCCTCGCTGGCAGAACAGACCAGATCCTCGGGAAGTTTTTCAGAATTTTTCCCAAAGAAATCCTCAAATACTTTCTCAGGAATCTGTTCAGAGTTGGAGTTTCCAGCATCCTCAAAACTGTTTCTGTGGACATCAACCTCCAATGCGAGCTCTGCCCGACCATTCTCAGCAATTTTCCCAAGAATATTCTCAGCAGTGTTCGCAACAATCTCCTTGTGTTTCTCGTTGTGGCCAACAAAATCGACAGAACTGCTTTCAGCCGCCTTGTCCAAACTGGACCAGACCATGTTGTTGCATAACCCACGAAGTCGGCGTTCAAACGGACGAGATGGACGAATGCGAGCCCGAGTATATAGCGATCACCGACATCACCACAAAGGAGATGAAGGTGAAGCATCGCACCGGAAAGACGGAGACGATCATCGAAAAGGTTCAGTCGGTCACCCAGTTTCCCGTGACGGAAACTCAGCGCCTTGGGGAGAATGATTACGAACCAAAGTACGTCCAAGACAAGGATGCAATTCCTTATCGAGCCATGAGGCATTCCGAGCTGGAGCCCTTACTGGTGTCGATGAGGGCGGAGGTGCCAATAACTGAATCTAAAGATGCAAAGGAGGAGATCGTCTACCAGGAATATGAGAAGACGGAGCGCGATTTTGATGACCCTAAAGCCAAGGTAGAGAAGACCATCATCAAGGTCAAAATTCCGGTGGACTCACCCGAAGCCGAAGAATCGAACTCCAGCCCGCCCAGTGGTATACCACCTCCTTCCCAACTGCCCAGCGATATACCACCTCCTTCCCAACTGCCCAGCGATATACCACCTCCTTCCCAACTGCCCAGCGATATACCACCGCCATCCCAACTGCCCAGTGGTACACCACCTCCTTCCCGACTGCCTACTAGTATAACCCCTCCTTCCCAAGTGCCAAACAAGGATTCATCCCAGCCATCACTACCAACAGACATTTCCTCAATTTCGGAGGAAGATCCATCACTTGTCAAGAATGAAGATACAAG TTCGACAGATCTCGATGTATATGACCAGAAGGAATCAGTAGAGAAGGAGATGAATGAAGGGCATTCCGAATCTGACATCGTGAGTACCGTGCAGGTAAAGGTCACCAATAGAAAGGAGGCATCCGTGAGGGGTCATCATGACCGGGAGCCCAAGAAAACAGCGATCTTCGAGAGCAGCGTGTCCCAGGTGCTAATAAAGAAGCCTGAGAAGAAACCGGAAGAAAAAAAACCGAAGCGACCGCCACCCAAAGTGGAAGTCAAGCTAGGCTATCCACCAAACGACTTGGTCTGCAGATACGCCAATCCTCCGCGATGCAGACCTAAATGCGACAGCTGCAGATGTCCTTGTCCGCCGTCCATCTCCTGCAACCAATGTCCTCCCTGTGCCCCCAGCACATGCCAATGCGATCCCATCTACGGTTTCGGCGGCAAGTGTGTCGGatattattgtatttaa
- the CG30416 gene encoding uncharacterized protein, isoform C produces MDYRAMNESCQCPRCRYELRLPNQPMPCQEKCFPEKYLMCGSDLRPRWQNRPDPREVFQNFSQRNPQILSQESVQSWSFQHPQNCFCGHQPPMRALPDHSQQFSQEYSQQCSQQSPCVSRCGQQNRQNCFQPPCPNWTRPCCCITHEVGVQTDEMDECEPEYIAITDITTKEMKVKHRTGKTETIIEKVQSVTQFPVTETQRLGENDYEPKYVQDKDAIPYRAMRHSELEPLLVSMRAEVPITESKDAKEEIVYQEYEKTERDFDDPKAKVEKTIIKVKIPVDSPEAEESNSSPPSGIPPPSQLPSDIPPPSQLPSDIPPPSQLPSDIPPPSQLPSGTPPPSRLPTSITPPSQVPNKDSSQPSLPTDISSISEEDPSLVKNEDTSNISSTDLDVYDQKESVEKEMNEGHSESDIVSTVQVKVTNRKEASVRGHHDREPKKTAIFESSVSQVLIKKPEKKPEEKKPKRPPPKVEVKLGYPPNDLVCRYANPPRCRPKCDSCRCPCPPSISCNQCPPCAPSTCQCDPIYGFGGKCVGYYCI; encoded by the exons ATGGACTACAGAGCGATGAATGAATCCTGCCAATGTCCACGGTGTCGGTATGAACTTCGTTTGCCCAATCAGCCGATGCCCTGCCAAGAGAAATGTTTCCCGGAGAAATATCTGATGTGTGGTTCGGATCTACGTCCTCGCTGGCAGAACAGACCAGATCCTCGGGAAGTTTTTCAGAATTTTTCCCAAAGAAATCCTCAAATACTTTCTCAGGAATCTGTTCAGAGTTGGAGTTTCCAGCATCCTCAAAACTGTTTCTGTGGACATCAACCTCCAATGCGAGCTCTGCCCGACCATTCTCAGCAATTTTCCCAAGAATATTCTCAGCAGTGTTCGCAACAATCTCCTTGTGTTTCTCGTTGTGGCCAACAAAATCGACAGAACTGCTTTCAGCCGCCTTGTCCAAACTGGACCAGACCATGTTGTTGCATAACCCACGAAGTCGGCGTTCAAACGGACGAGATGGACGAATGCGAGCCCGAGTATATAGCGATCACCGACATCACCACAAAGGAGATGAAGGTGAAGCATCGCACCGGAAAGACGGAGACGATCATCGAAAAGGTTCAGTCGGTCACCCAGTTTCCCGTGACGGAAACTCAGCGCCTTGGGGAGAATGATTACGAACCAAAGTACGTCCAAGACAAGGATGCAATTCCTTATCGAGCCATGAGGCATTCCGAGCTGGAGCCCTTACTGGTGTCGATGAGGGCGGAGGTGCCAATAACTGAATCTAAAGATGCAAAGGAGGAGATCGTCTACCAGGAATATGAGAAGACGGAGCGCGATTTTGATGACCCTAAAGCCAAGGTAGAGAAGACCATCATCAAGGTCAAAATTCCGGTGGACTCACCCGAAGCCGAAGAATCGAACTCCAGCCCGCCCAGTGGTATACCACCTCCTTCCCAACTGCCCAGCGATATACCACCTCCTTCCCAACTGCCCAGCGATATACCACCTCCTTCCCAACTGCCCAGCGATATACCACCGCCATCCCAACTGCCCAGTGGTACACCACCTCCTTCCCGACTGCCTACTAGTATAACCCCTCCTTCCCAAGTGCCAAACAAGGATTCATCCCAGCCATCACTACCAACAGACATTTCCTCAATTTCGGAGGAAGATCCATCACTTGTCAAGAATGAAGATACAAG TAATATCAGTTCGACAGATCTCGATGTATATGACCAGAAGGAATCAGTAGAGAAGGAGATGAATGAAGGGCATTCCGAATCTGACATCGTGAGTACCGTGCAGGTAAAGGTCACCAATAGAAAGGAGGCATCCGTGAGGGGTCATCATGACCGGGAGCCCAAGAAAACAGCGATCTTCGAGAGCAGCGTGTCCCAGGTGCTAATAAAGAAGCCTGAGAAGAAACCGGAAGAAAAAAAACCGAAGCGACCGCCACCCAAAGTGGAAGTCAAGCTAGGCTATCCACCAAACGACTTGGTCTGCAGATACGCCAATCCTCCGCGATGCAGACCTAAATGCGACAGCTGCAGATGTCCTTGTCCGCCGTCCATCTCCTGCAACCAATGTCCTCCCTGTGCCCCCAGCACATGCCAATGCGATCCCATCTACGGTTTCGGCGGCAAGTGTGTCGGatattattgtatttaa
- the CG9861 gene encoding uncharacterized protein: MSFQNKLDEYTRNLDLAKWYMGISAKQEATMSTMSESLRDDFEQGTGEKMFKALISLGLQPVISKKKISRIVQLSRNNILAFLFFVMEGYYKTKQTDGVYSINEQLLMNAIAKIDMLPTIRALDIVLPQPPVKKPDPQTQSLASLTTERPQKKPSKKSPYFLRQPKPVQRTSRLTAKIPEFVVSFNFWPTNGPPEYGTEEEEPWYALYRLNPGQRLIKKTLSETLERYFKLAAVEGKQDAEETQQSREPEANMCLVHKGQVLQAQLLRDELAVKARDRCLELLDVNEPYAKLRKARIVAQLEHDIDVIMARHRNAMHCDQTKVLTIENFDCVLCQQMLVSQPWPETKGQIGRALVGEDCTVAHTTAFDTYRGKRLEGGAEKPKKKDGTVARTSGIDTCRGKRLEGGAEKTDSTVPQPPAEKGRGKRLKGGGGKPKKDKKGKKEKKAKVVEPEPENPKKPKVSPWKPPPRKLVSGPFRIHNIDFNEYTQVCTQVVGPSECELPPAPKKSAVSFILAKGKIEGNAHKCDMRMPNNRHVKTRFFRGPRSNKPYQFKYHRVFQSGQPKPFDLSHIMAKSFVKALDQSDGDEADPCYFRELLSEMVIEDEAPPDSKSEGLPETEPEKKSKQDSQPPLEIFSDLDQTRISDSRETLDRSSNHSGRSHVNYKAEIVDAVVRCAKAVWQKRTLIKRAEMERMGRMTPRKALTHKDTESFDPNDAAQMDKLLKDGMRVLRKEPRYVLACLPDAHKLPVLREWVKRRYGKTYSQKELEESIAESSRIFELVTILQSSPASPDLMGIDRLPRSKENFNFYKQIKNTAALAKQTYHDQLNARYLSIVSSAWYAMGNYLVPGGPPRKTFFAYIASNPLEIMRNKTWNGDFRNYRSMRDKRKEQEKLLGKKD, translated from the exons ATGAGTTTCCAGAATAAGCTGGATGAGTACACCAGGAACTTGGACCTGGCCAAGTGGTATATGGGAATCTCGGCGAAACAGGAGGCCACGATGTCCACAATGTCCGAGAGCCTCCGGGATGACTTCGAGCAGGGAACAGGGGAAAAGATGTTCAAGGCACTGATATCCCTGGGCCTCCAGCCGGTGATATCCAAAAAGAAGATCAGCCGGATCGTGCAGTTGAGCAGGAACAACATACTGGCCTTCCTGTTCTTTGTGATGGAGGGCTACTACAAGACGAAACAAACGGATGGCGTTTACAGCATTAATGAGCAGCTGCTAATGAATGCCATTGCCAAGATCGACATGTTGCCCACCATTCGTGCTCTGGACATTGTGCTGCCCCAGCCTCCGGTCAAAAAACCGGATCCTCAAACTCAATCGTTAGCTTCCCTGACCACGGAGCGTCCACAAAAGAAACCCTCCAAGAAGTCGCCCTACTTTCTAAGGCAACCGAAGCCGGTTCAAAGGACCTCCCGTCTGACAGCGAAGATTCCCGAGTTTGTCGTGTCATTCAACTTTTGGCCCACCAATGGACCGCCCGAATATGGCACTGAGGAAGAGGAGCCTTGGTATGCGCTGTACCGACTGAATCCCGGCCAGCGACTGATCAAGAAAACCCTCTCCGAGACCCTGGAGCGTTACTTTAAATTGGCAGCAGTTGAGGGGAAGCAGGATGCGGAGGAAACCCAACAAAGTCGGGAGCCCGAAGCCAACATGTGCTTGGTGCACAAGGGTCAGGTGTTGCAGGCCCAGCTCCTGAGGGATGAACTGGCGGTCAAGGCGAGGGATCGCTGCCTGGAACTCCTCGATGTGAACGAGCCATACGCCAAGCTTCGAAAGGCCAGAATCGTGGCCCAGTTGGAGCACGACATCGACGTAATAATGGCCCGCCACCGAAACGCGATGCACTGCGACCAGACCAAGGTGCTGACCATCGAGAATTTTGACTGCGTGCTGTGCCAGCAGATGCTGGTATCGCAACCCTGGCCGGAAACCAAGGGTCAGATTGGTCGGGCTCTGGTGGGCGAGGATTGTACCGTGGCTCATACTACTGCATTCGATACTTACCGCGGAAAAAGGCTGGAGGGTGGTGCGGAAAAGCCG aaaaaaaaggatggCACAGTAGCCCGTACCAGTGGAATCGATACTTGTCGCGGAAAAAGGCTGGAGGGAGGTGCAGAGAAGACG GATTCCACAGTACCCCAACCGCCTGCAGAAAAGGGCCGCGGAAAGAGGCTAAAGGGTGGTGGAGGAAAGCCG AAAAAAGACAAGAAGGGGAAAAAGGAGAAAAAGGCTAAAGTAGTGGAACCGGAACCAGAAAATCCGAAGAAGCCGAAGGTATCGCCCTGGAAGCCACCGCCTCGCAAACTCGTTAGCGGCCCCTTCCGTATCCACAACATCGACTTCAACGAGTACACACAGGTGTGTACGCAAGTAGTTGGTCCTTCGGAGTGCGAGCTTCCTCCGGCTCCCAAAAAGTCGGCCGTATCTTTTATCCTGGCCAAGGGAAAGATCGAAGGGAATGCACACAAGTGCGATATGCGCATGCCCAATAACAGGCATGTGAAAACTAGGTTCTTCCGGGGACCCCGTTCGAACAAGCCGTACCAGTTCAAATACCATCGGGTCTTCCAATCCGGCCAACCGAAACCCTTTGATCTCAGTCATATTATGGCCAAGTCTTTTGTGAAGGCGCTGGATCAGTCGGATGGGGACGAAGCCGATCCGTGTTACTTTAGGGAGCTTTTGTCGGAGATGGTGATTGAGGACGAGGCGCCTCCGGATTCCAAGTCTGAAGGCCTTCCCGAAACCGAGCCGGAGAAGAAATCGAAGCAGGACAGCCAGCCCCCGTTGGAAATCTTTAGTGACCTGGATCAGACTAGAATCTCCGACAGTCGAGAGACCTTGGATCGTTCGAGCAACCACAGTGGTCGCAGCCATGTGAACTACAAGGCGGAGATCGTGGATGCAGTAGTGAGATGTGCCAAGGCGGTTTGGCAGAAGCGTACCCTAATAAAGCGGGCCGAGATGGAGCGCATGGGCAGAATGACGCCGCGCAAGGCACTGACCCATAAGGATACGGAATCATTCGATCCGAACGATGCCGCCCAGATGGACAAGTTGCTAAAGGATGGCATGCGAGTACTCAGGAAGGAGCCCCGCTATGTGCTGGCCTGTCTGCCAGACGCCCACAAGCTGCCAGTGCTGCGGGAGTGGGTCAAGAGGAGGTACGGCAAAACCTACAGCCAGAAGGAGCTCGAGGAGAGTATAGCCGAGTCGAGCAGGATATTCGAGCTGGTCACCATCCTCCAGAGCAGTCCCGCCAGTCCCGATCTTATGGGCATTGATCGCCTGCCCAGATCCAAGGAGAACTTTAACTTCTATAAGCAGATTAAGAATacg GCTGCCCTGGCTAAGCAAACATATCACGATCAGTTGAATGCCCGCTACCTAAGCATCGTGAGCTCCGCCTGGTACGCCATGGGCAACTATCTGGTGCCCGGAGGACCTCCTCGGAAGACCTTTTTCGCTTACATAGCTTCCAATCCGCTGGAGATCATGCGTAACAAGACGTGGAATGGGGATTTCCGGAACTACCGCTCCATGCGCGACAAGAGAAAGGAGCAGGAGAAGCTTTTGGGCAAAAAGGACTAG
- the tbrd-3 gene encoding testis-specifically expressed bromodomain containing protein-3 codes for MAAKQETERSSPEINACKVIIKRLFSSTYKNIAWVFYEPLDPQLLGLHDYHEIVREPMDLSTVRHRLNTGCYLSAADFAKDIRLIFYNTYLYTNPDHLCYHMAKQLQIIFEEMYSQVQLYICSSGSKVRAEEESSSDESDSSSPEDEVNGSEVSPSIMGAPPSCTPTTECTPTPDWTPPATLETSEQQEPFTTEEDLDLHAKIQQLDGEVLLHVIHFIQRMEGAEYCNKELEFDICKLKVHTKRGIRDYLASKGFTGKRVARTKPKYN; via the coding sequence ATGGCTGCAAAACAAGAAACTGAACGGTCCTCGCCGGAAATTAATGCCTGCAAGGTGATTATTAAAAGGTTGTTTTCCAGTACCTATAAGAATATTGCTTGGGTTTTCTACGAGCCACTGGATCCGCAACTGCTGGGCCTCCACGATTACCATGAGATTGTCCGGGAACCCATGGATCTGTCCACCGTGAGGCATCGTTTGAATACGGGTTGCTATCTCAGTGCCGCGGATTTCGCCAAAGACATAAGGCTGATTTTCTACAACACCTATCTGTACACGAATCCCGATCACCTGTGCTACCACATGGCCAAACAGCTGCAGATCATCTTTGAGGAGATGTACTCCCAGGTGCAGCTCTACATCTGCTCCAGCGGCAGTAAAGTGCGTGCCGAGGAAGAGAGCTCCTCGGATGAATCGGACTCATCATCGCCGGAGGACGAGGTGAACGGCTCGGAGGTGTCCCCCTCCATAATGGGTGCGCCCCCCTCATGTACTCCAACCACCGAATGTACTCCGACCCCCGATTGGACTCCGCCGGCAACTTTGGAAACTTCGGAGCAGCAGGAGCCCTTTACAACCGAGGAGGACCTTGATCTGCACGCCAAGATTCAGCAGCTGGACGGCGAGGTGCTGCTCCACGTCATCCATTTCATTCAACGCATGGAGGGCGCCGAGTACTGCaacaaggagctggagttcGACATCTGCAAACTGAAGGTGCACACCAAACGCGGCATCCGTGATTATTTGGCCAGCAAGGGGTTCACCGGCAAAAGAGTGGCCCGCACCAAGCCCAAATATAATTGA